TGATACCCCGCCGAATTGCAAAGAAATATTCCTACATTCTAAGATTGCCATAATACCCTCCTTAATAATGTTTGTAGTAGTAATTTCTAGTAAACTAGTTATTATCACTCTCCTAAAATTTAGAAAGAATTTTCTAAATTTTTAATAAATTATCTACTTTTTTCTATTTTCAGTCAATGGAATCGACAAAAATAGTCAATATATTACATATAAGGTATTTATGTGGTGATTTATATGGTTTTTTACTAGTGCTACTAAAAAGATATATATTTAATTTGCGAATTAATAGACCAAAAAAAGAGCTAACCTATTGAGGTCAACTCTTTAGTAAATTTCTTATTCATTAATTGCGATATTTGCCATTTTCATAATTGATTCAAAGCTTTCGGCACCTGCAATAAAGCGTGCTGGATGGCAAAAAATTGCGTCGTCAATATCAATGACTGCATTTAATTCAGCACCATCTAAGCCAGCCCAACTTTCTGGTAAATCTTTTCTCGCTTCAAAGGAATGAGGCTGTTTGCGCACTGCTTGGATTCGATAGCCATTACGATTATCTGGGAAAATTACGAATAAAACTTCCTCTTTTTTATCAATTTCCATTAACGCTTGTTGCCATGGGCTTGATTGTTCTAAAATTAACAATTTTTTTTGCTTTCTATTCTGATAAGCATCTTTAATAAATTTCTTCGCATCATATACCGACAATTGACCTTGAAAAACATTACGGAATACAGTTTTTGCTAACTTTAATGCTTCCCGGAAACATTCTTCTTCATTATCTTCAGAATTCCAATTTGGATTGAATGATTTAATGATCATGGAAAGATCAGGAATAGGAATTTCTTGGTGGAAGCGAACGCCATTATCAATTGCATCTAGTCCTTGCATAAAGGAGGAGTCAATTGCCCCGTATATATTATCAATTTCTTTTTCTTCTTCCACCCCATGCATGCGGATTAAGTCTCTGCCAAATTCGCGCCAAATAAGTCCTGCGGATGCATAAGGAATTTTATTGTCACGGTATTCTTTATCATTTGTATGATGGTCAAACTTTCCTCCACCAACATCTACGACAAAGTCTGCTCCTTCAAAAAGCTTTTCATCTCTAGTTCGGACGATATCTACTTCTCCAAACATCTCTTCTAGTACGGCAATTGCTACTACTTCATCGGCGTGAAATGTTCCGTGGTGTGTTACTACTTTTTTCTTTGTCATGTTCATCCTCCACTATGTATTGTGACTGTACTTTTATGTTATCATTTCTTCCGTAAAATCATTCCATAATAATCCGGACCTTCTCCATCAATAGGAAGTGTTCGAAAACTTTCAATCGTAAAGACTTCACTAATGATTTCTTTCAATTCACTTTCCTTATAAAATGCAAAAAATCTTTTAGGATTATAGGAATCATTCTCCCAAATACCTTCCGAATCAAAACCACCATACGTTCCTAAATAAAATAGACCGTCTTCTTTCAACACGTTAGCTACGTTTTTAATATCGGACGCAAACTTTTCTTCGGAACGTGCAATAGTGAATTCATTGACCAGACAGCGTCGAAAGTACCATTTTCAAATTGCAAATTAGATAAATCCATTTCATGTGCAGAAATTCCTTTTTCTTTACATAACCTTACCATTTCTGAGGATAGATCAATAGCTGTAACCTGAATATTTAGTTGCTGAAAATAAAGACTTTGCAACCCTGGACCTGCACCGAGGTCGAGCAATTTAGTTTGTCCTAAATCAGCTAATTCATTTACAAATAAATTCATCTCATTTATTTTCCACTGCTGAATAGGTGACTTATCCCTTATTTTTGCTACCTTATTATAACTTTCTTTTAATTGATTCTTTAATTGCTCCTCCACTTTCTCACTCCCAAACCTTTTCCCACGACCACCTTTTATTGCATTTTCATCCATTTTGTTACGTTTTTTGTTATCTCTCGCTTTTTTTCTAATGGGATGTGATGCCCGTACTCTTCAAAAATCCAGCTATCAAATTGCTTCTTTTCATTCTGTAATGCTTTTTCAAGGCGTAATGCATGTTCGACAGAAACTTGTAAATCATGCTTACCGTGAACGATTAAAATTGGACAATTCAGTTGCTTCACTTTAAGTAATGCCGTTCTTCTTTCGTATTCCAAAGGTACTTTTGCCGGTGTCCCACCAATCACACGCTTCATCATTTTCCTTAAATCAATTCGCTCTTCATATGTTAACTTCATATCAGAGACTCCGCCCCAAGTTACAACAGAACAAGGGTTTTTGACTTTCGTAGCTGTAAGAAGTGCCATAACACCACCGCGCGAAAAACCAAATAAATGAATATGATATGGTGAAACGACCGGGCACTCTTGCAAAATTTCATAGGCATGAACTGCGTCCCACACATCCTCACCTGCAAAGTCCTCTCGCCCTTCGCCTCCTTTATTCCCTCTGTAAAATGGAGCGAAAACGACAAACCCTTGTGCAGCAAATTCAATTACCCTTGCTAATCTAACCATCCCGACATTTTTAATACCACCACGTAAATATACGATAGCTGGAAGCTTATGTTCTACTTGTGGAACTGCTAAAAATCCTTTTACTTTTAAGCCTTGACTTCGATACGTAACGAGGTAAACATCGATCATTGGATGAGGTGAAGGATACTTTTGTAATTGTTCTATTAAATTGCTGAATATTTTCATTTGCTCACCTACCATAGGCATACACACATAGTTTGTAACTAACATACTATATTTTGACTTTACTTAAAAGGAAGGGATACTATTGCGTAACTATAAAATTGCAATAAAGTTAGCTGCAACACTTCTTCTCATTTTACCATTACTATTAACGGCTTGTTCAAAAGAAGAAACACAAAAAATTAGAGTTGCTGAAGTAACTAGGTCTATTTTTTATGCGCCTTTTTATGTTGCTTTAGAAAATGGCTACTTTGAGGAAGAAGGATTAGAGATTGATTTAAAGACAACTTGGGGCGGAGACAAAACGATGACTGCCTTACTTTCCGATGGAGCTGATGTAGCTTTAGTTGGTTCAGAAACAACGATTTACGTCTATGCCCAAGGTGCAAAAGACCCCGTTATTAACTTTGCACAACTTACACAAACTGATGGAACATTTTTAGTTTCTCGGGAAAAGATTGATAATTTTTCATGGGATGATTTAAAAGGGAGCACATTCTTAGGCATGAGAAAAGGCGGAATGCCGCAAATGGTAGGAGAATTTGTTTTACGTAAACATGGCATTGATCCTCATAATGATATGACCTTAATTCAAAATATTGAATATGCGAATGTTCCTAATGCCTTTGCTTCTGGGACAGGGGATTTTGTACAATTATTCGAACCAGTGGCTAGTATGTTTGAAGAGCAAGGAATTGGCCATATTGTAGCTTCTTTTGGGGAAGAGTCTGGTCATGTTCCGTATACAGTATTTATGGCAAAACAAAGTTATTTAACGGATAACGAAGAGGCGATGAAGAAGTTCACAAAAGCGATTTATAAAGCTCAAAAGTGGGTTGAGTCACATAGTGCTGAAGAAATTGCCAAAGTTATTGCTCCTTATTTTGAAGACACAGAACTTTCTTTAATTGAAACTGTCACTGCAAATTATAAAAATCAAGGTTCATTTGCCACAGACCCTATTTTAGATGAAGAAGAATGGGAAAACTTGCAAAATATTATGGACCAATCAGGAGAGCTTCCAAAGCAAGTAGATTATAAAACGTTAGTAAACACAAAAATTGCAAAAGAAGTAATGAAGAAATAGAGGTGTTAAAATTGTCATTTCTTCAATGCAAATCAGTAAGTCATGCTTATGTTTCAAAACATGACACAAAGCTTGTTCTTAAGGAAATAAACCTAGGTATTGATGAGGGAGAATTCATCTCCTTCATCGGCCCTAGTGGCTGCGGAAAAACGACATTACTATCTATTATTTCAGGTCTTTTAAATCAAACGGATGGAGACGTAATTTTAGAAAATGATGTAATTAGTAAACCGAATGATAAAATTGGCTACATGCTTCAACAAGATTATCTATTTCCTTGGAAAACGATTGAAGAGAATATACTAATTGGCCTTAAAATTAGAAATAAACTTAAAGAGAAAAATAAACAATATGCACTCGATTTGTTAAAAGAAATGAATTTAGCAGAAGTAATAAATAAATATCCAGGTGAACTGTCTGGAGGGATGAGGCAACGTGCTGCTCTAGTACGTACATTAGCAACAAAACCAAAGCTTCTTCTTTTAGATGAACCCTTTTCCGCACTAGATTTTCAAACTAAATTAAAGCTTGAAAATTTAGTCTTTGACACATTAAAAAGTAGAAATAAAACTGCAATTTTAGTAACACATGACATCGGAGAAGCAATTGCAATGAGTGACCGAATCTATTGTTTAAGCGCCAACCCAGGAAAAATTTCCTCTATTTTTGATATTCCTAAAGAACTTAGGACCCTTTCTCCTTTTGAGGCAAGACATCATAAAAAATATGCAGAGCTTTTTCAAACTGTTTGGCAGGAGATGGATCGTCTTGAAAACTGAAAGATTATTACAACTTCAAAAGTCTTATGTGAAAAAACTACGTAAAGAAAAACACTTTATTTTACTCATGCAATTTGTTATTTTCTTAAGTTTTTTTGCGTTATGGGAATTAAGTTCAACATTGCATTGGATTGATCCGCTACTTTTTAGTAAACCATCAAAAATTATTAGTTTATTTTTTGAGAAATTAGCAGAAGGTACTATGCTAACACATGTTGGAGTTACGTTACTCGAAACGATATTTGGCTTCTTATTAGGAACATCTATCGGGACTATACTTGCTGCAATTCTTTGGTCTTCCAATCTATTTGCAAAAGTATCTGATCCATATTTAGTTATTTTAAATGCGATGCCAAAAGTAGCTTTAGGCCCTATTTTAATTGTTTCATTTGGCCCAGGCTATGTTTCTATTATTGCAATGGGCGCTATTATTTCGGTAATTATTACAACTCTAGTCGTGTATTCAGCATTTAATAATGTCGATGAAAACTATGTAAAAGTGATGAAAACATTTGGCGCAACAAAGTGGCAATGTTTTAAAGAGGTAATTCTACCAAATTGTTTCCCGACAATTATTTCTACACTTAAAGTAAATGTCGGCTTATCATGGGTCGGAGTTATTGTTGGAGAGTTTCTCGTCTCACAAAAAGGACTCGGATATTTAATTATTTATGGGTTCCAAGTATTTAATTTCACTCTAGTTTTACTAAGTTTAATCATCATTGCTGTGTTTGCAACTTTAATGTACAAATTAGTGGAAGTTGTTGAACATAAATTAATAAAAAACCATTCAAACTCTTAAAGAATACAAGAGTGAAAATGGTTTTTTTGTTTGCTATTCAAATGTTAGAAGACCTTGTTCTTTTATAAAATGTAAACTTTTCACTAATACGTCATCTTTCATCATAAAACTAAAAGTTCTTTGTTGTTTAATATTGTCTGGTAACCGTTCAAGTATTACAGGACCTTCAGTCTCAAAGTATGAATCCTGCTTTTCTAATTTTTTTATATTAGCAAAGTACACATTTTTTATTATCATGCCTGCTTTACCATTTACACGATATTGTGCAACATAATGAATGTCATCGACTGATGCGCCAGTTTCTTCAAAAACCTCTCTTATTGCTGCTTCTTTAGCTGTTTCACCTTTCTCTACTTTTCCTCCTGGAAACTCAATACCTCTTCGTGGATGCAGCGTCAGTAGCCACTGGTTGTTATATGTACAAATTACCCAGACGTGTTTTGGCAGTTTTGAGAACGGATGATTTTCAAAAGCTAATTGCACTTCATTATTATAATAATCATTGAACGTAAATCTTTTCATAGTTGTATTCCCCATCCATTGGTCTATAAACCTTCATTTTCCAATTAATATCTTACCATAAGAAAAGACACATCTCCATGTGTCTAATTATACTCCACATTTTCGATGTGCCATTTTCCATCTTCATACTTATAATCAATGTGAATAATATATGTCCCGTGAAATTCAGATTCATTTTCTTGGGTGAGCCGATAACTATATTTTGATACTTCCATTAATGAGTATGGATTATCCTTTTCAAACCATGGGGGCGCATCTGTCGGTACGACAAAAAGGTTGCCACCTTCTTCGTAATAATAATAGTCAACATACATTGAAGCGACTTCTAATTTAGCAATGTCTATAAAACTAGTAATAAATTGCTCTTTCGATTGAAAATCTTTCACTCTATAATGCTCGTCAGTACTCTGAATTAACTGATTCATAAATTGATGAGCTAACTGTTCAACTGGTGGAATAAAATCTTCTTTTTCCTTATCTATTTTAATTATTTTATTAGCAGTAACTGGTTCTGTATCATAACTACTTCCTAAAAGAATTGAAACTACAATTAAAAACAAAGATAGTAGAATTTTTTTCATAGGCTCACCCGATTTTTAGTTTTTATAATACTATTACCAAATTGGTCATATTTTAAACTAGTAAAATAGTATTTTATTAAAAATAAAAAAAATACCTTACTAAGAAGGTATTCAAAAAGGGTAATATGTATTCGTTTTAAAGTCCTGCATCTACGATTCTGTCAAACAAATCATTTAGTTTTTTTATACGAGCTTCTTCTGTCTTTTTGACTCCACATTCAATATCTGTTATCTCACAGCTGACAAGTTCTTTTACATAATTTTGAGAAATTAATACTTCAAGCAGTAAATCTTTTTCTGTCTCTGATAGTAACAAATCATTTTTTGTTTTTTCCACTCGTAATCACCTCATTGTCAGTTTAACACGGTTTTACCTTGTTTTTTATTGTAAACTATTTCCTATTTATTGGTAAACATTTTTTTGAAAGAAATTTTACACTTTTTCTTCTTGTAATCTTCCTCATAACCTAGTACATTACTATTGTTATACATCATATGAAACATACATAGAGAGGACGAACAAGGTTGACTTGGGACGTTTTAAATATAATAGGAACTATCGCTTTTGCCCTAAGTGGAGCATTCGTTGCAATTGAAGAAAAGTATGATTTACTCGGAATATATGTGTTAGGCCTTGTAACTGCCTTTGGCGGTGGTGTCATAAGAAATTTATTGATTGGAGTACCTGTAACGACATTATGGGAACAGGAACTATTATTAAAGCTTGCATTACTAGCAATGACGATTGTATTCTTACTACCTGCTAGTCTATTATCATCATGGAAAAGATTACTTATTTTCTTTGATGCAATCGGATTAGCAGCTTTTGCTGTTCAAGGTGCATTACATGCAAAAGCTATGAATTTACCAATAAGCGCAATTATGATTGCCGCTATGCTTACAGGTATTGGTGGAGGTATTATTCGAGATATTTTAGCTGGTAGAAAGCCATTGGTGTTACGTGAGGAAACATATGCTATTTGGGCAATATTGGCTGGTTTTCTGATTGGGATTGAAGTAGTAAATAGTAGTAATTCACTTCATTTATACCTTTTAGCTTTGCTTGTCATTTGTTTAAGGTTACTAGCGGTAAAATACAATTGGCGTTTACCAAGGCGCTCATTTTCATAACTGTTTTTATTTTATATGTACAGTGCACGTGCTCTCTTTTTTTGAGCACGTGTTTTTATTACAATTTATTAGTAGCCGCCGTATCCACCTGGAAAAAACGGCCCATATCCTCCGTATGGTCCGCCATAACCATAGCCACCATATGGATAACCTCCATAACCGCCATATCCATAACCTCCGTAAGGATAACCGCCATAACCATAGCCGCCACCATAAGGATAGCCTCCGTAGCCGCCATAGCCATAGCCACCACCAATTAATCCACCTAGTAAACCGCCTGCTAAACCTCCAAGAAGTTGTTGATCAAAGCCACCATATCCTCCATAGCCATGACCGTGACCGTGATCATGACCGTGATGCTTCTTATGATGTTTTTTATATTTTTTTCTTAAGCTTTGTTCCTCTTCATGTGGTGAATAATACATATACCTTTCTTGATCCATTAAAATTTCCTCCATCCTTTTCTTTAGGCTATATTATGATATATGTTCGGACTAGCTAAAATGGAATTAGGCATTCGTGGATTTTCAAGAATTAAATTGAGTAACAATTTCTGGTCATATTGCATAGTATTAACTAAACACAGAATTTTCAGATATTTCATAGATTTTTCTAAGATTTCGTATTATAATAATAAAAAGCATACAGGGAGGTCAAACTATCATGAAAAACGATCAGCCGAATCAAAACTTAGTTCAAGTGAAAGAACCGACCGAAGAAGTGTTAAACGCTTTATATGCAACGATATTTTTAGAACATTGTGTTTTTACAAGTAATAAAGAATCTATTGAACAATCCATTGAAAAGGCACTAGAAGAACGCGACAAAGACGCATTTTTAATGTATACAGATCAACTAAATGCCTTTATGGCAAATTATGAGAACGGCCTGAAAATTACAGAAAATGGTTTTGAATTTCTCGTATTTTTCTGCAAGAAAAAAGATCATGACTTTTAAGTCATGATCTTTTTTAATGTTCTTCATCCTCTTCTTCCAATGGCAGCCAATCAAGCATTTCACTAACAATTTTATTAATTTTTGTTTGGACAACCTCTATTCCATAGTGCTCATTTGCCCTTTTTATTTTACTAATATTTTCTTCTGACCAACTTAATATTGGCTCATCTAACTCTGATTCATTGTACAGTTCAATCACCGTATCTAAACCTTCAGTTATCTGGTCAATTGCTTTACTTAATTCTTTATTCTCATTTCCATTTATCTTCATTCTATTCACCTTCTATCATAAATAATGAGAGGTGTATCACTTCTCCATATTATCCCTATTTTCACAAATTATATAAGTGCACATTCTTTATACCACTAATAAGCGTTAACTTAACTATGCAAATCATTCATTATTTAAAAAGTATACTTTTCATTATTTTTGTACATTTATTCTTTATTGGGATATAATAAATAGGAACATACGTTCTTATTAAGGCGGTGCAAAATTGGAAGAGGAACAATACGAAAAACTAATTCTTTTAGGAATTTACTTACCTTATGTAAAGGATGTACTAATAAAAAAAAATACCAATGGCGCTTATGATCATGCCTTGGCACTACTTCATGTTGATCTAAGAAAAATGAAAGAAAGATTATATAAAGAACGTATTTCAATAAGACCTATAGACAATGGGCAAAAACTATTTAAAGGATTTATTATTTCACAAAAAGGACAAACAATTGAAAAGAGCTTTTTTAAGCCACATATGAAAAACGTAATAAAAACACTAATTGGAAAATACATTGCACAGCAAAGTTTACTTTAAGTATCATTGCGACTTTATTTTCTTTTCGAGCTTTGAAAACTCTTCAGGATTAACAATGCCAATCATTTTCATCAGCACTGTAAATTTCCAAAGGTTATTTAGTGGTTTTTTACTGTTCATTTTTCTCCCCCTGGTATAATATATGCATTTAGTAAAAATTGTTGCGCGGAGGAAACATTTAGCTGGATTGATCTCGTTCACAAGAGGTATATTAATGGAGAAGTAATTGAAATTTAACACTTGTAAAGTAAAAAAACTCCCCAGCACTTATGCGGGGGAGTTTTTTTCGATTATTTATTTTTTAGGTAACTCTGTGTAATGTGTAATAACTTTAACATTTAATTTTCTTACATCGCAAATATTCTTCTCAGGTACAACAAACGTAAACTTCACTTTGAAGTTTGTGCAATTTTCACAATGATCGTTACCCTCTTCGCCATTGCTAGGTACTAAAAATTCTCCGCCTCTAATTCCTATTGTCTTCCCATGTTCATCAATTAATAATACCGCAACAGCAACGCAACTATCTGGGCATACATCTTCAATTTTAATACGTGTTTTTAAAATACGAATTTGGTCTTTTAATTTTACTGTTTTTTCTACTTTCTTTACAGCTTCACACACTTCAAAATCAGCATCAAAGCCATCTTTTGATTCTACTTCCTTTTCATAGTCGAATTCAGACATATCATTACCTCCCCTGTTTTTCTGAGTTATACTATGCTCTTTTTTGGGCGAATGTACCTTGTCTTTTGAAAAACTTTCTGAACTCTCTTCTTCCACTGAAGTAAAGATATCAATTTCTTCTATTGAACTTTCAGATAAATCTTTTTCGATTAGGAAAGTAGCAAGGTCCTCATATGATTCATCCTTAAATTCGCTCGATTCATACATGCTCGACTCCAAGTGTTCGTCTAAACTTTCTTCAAAGAGAATTTTTTCTTCGCTTTCTTGCTCACCTTTATTTACAACAAATTGAAATTTTTCCTCTTCAAATGATATTTCATTAGATTCAAATACTAAGCCTTCACTTTCCGATTCAGAACTTTCTGACGACTCATCTTTATACTCACTTGAATCGAATTTCTTTGTTTTTTCTTCATCTTCAAATTCGCTTTCAATATCAAAAAAATCAAGTTCCTCATCGGCTTTTTCAAAATCATTATCATTTTCGTCAAAATATAGTTTATTCTCATCCGATTCATAAGCAAGCTCGAGTTCATCAGATTCAAATGACAATTCAAAACTTGAACTACTTGAGCTACTTGAACTAGAACTACTTTCATTACTATAACTTTCTATTTCACTAAGTACATCATTTTCATTTGACTCATAAAAGTCCTTATGATCTGATTCATGAACATCTTTTTGTGCTGATTCAGAAATTTCCTTTTGTTCTGATTCATAAAATAAAACTTGATTTCCCTGCTTATCGTAACGCTCCTTCGATGTTAGTAGCTCCAGTTCATCAGTGCTTTCTTTACTTTTGCTCTTCTCTTCCTTACTTTTAGTTTTTAAATCCTCTTTTTTAACTACTTCACTACTTGATTCCGAAAGAAAAAATAATTCACTACTACTTTCATCCCATTCAGCCAAATCTTCAGATTCCACTAAACTATCAATCACTTCTTGAACTTCTTCAGAAGTCTTTTCTTGACGTCTTATTTCACGTAAGCGGGCTAAAAGCTCTTTTTCTTCCTTCCCTTTACCAAAGTATTTTTTTCTCATCGTCTCATTCCTTCTGCAGTATTTATTCATTCATAACCTATTCAAAACATCTAGGCAGTGTTCATAAAAACAAAAAAGAAAGCTCGCCAATTTAGCGAGTTACGTTGAGATAATATGAAAAATAGCTAAGTGACGTCATAATTTCAAATAATGAACAAGTTCTATAAAGAAAATTTTGGTTTTTCTCCATTAAAAAAAGGCGACTCATCGTCGCCTTAAAAATTCTAAAATTATTATTCTTTAATTAGACCGATTTCAACTAAGCGTTGGTATAAGAAATCGCCTGCTGTAATAGTAGGGTACTTTTCTGGATTTTCATCAGTAATCGTAGAAGGAATCGTTTGTAACAATGCATTCGGGTATGGGTGCACGAAGAATGGCATTGAAAAACGAGATGTATTTTTAGCAGCACCTGCTGGATTTACAACACGGTGTGTAGTAGCTGGAATGAATTCGTTCGTAATACGAGAAAGCATATCACCAGCGTCAACAATTAATTGGCCTTTTTCCGCTTCAACGGGATGCCATTCACCATCACTTAATAATTCTAACCCAGATTCAGTAGCTTCTGGTAAAATTGTAATTAAGTTAATGTCTTCATGTGCTCCTGCACGGACTGCATTCGGATCAGCATCTTCACCGATTGGTGGATAATGAATTGCACGGATAATTGAGTTTCCATTTGTGATCATATCTGTAAAGAAGTCTTGACGTAAATCGAAGTACATCGCTAAAGCTTCTAACATAATTTTTGCTACACGCTCAAGCTCTGTATAAAGGCCTAAATTTAAAGATTTCATTTCTGGAATTTCTTCCACCCACACGTTTTTAGGGTATATATAACTTAAAGGATGTCCATCTGGAACTTGTTGTCCAACATGCCAAAATTCTTTTAGATCTGCAACTTTAGCATCTTTCGCCTTCTCTTTACCAAATCCAGTGTATCCACGTACGCCACCTTCATTAGTATCATATTTCGACTTTGTTTCTACA
Above is a window of Lottiidibacillus patelloidae DNA encoding:
- a CDS encoding MYG1 family protein — protein: MTKKKVVTHHGTFHADEVVAIAVLEEMFGEVDIVRTRDEKLFEGADFVVDVGGGKFDHHTNDKEYRDNKIPYASAGLIWREFGRDLIRMHGVEEEKEIDNIYGAIDSSFMQGLDAIDNGVRFHQEIPIPDLSMIIKSFNPNWNSEDNEEECFREALKLAKTVFRNVFQGQLSVYDAKKFIKDAYQNRKQKKLLILEQSSPWQQALMEIDKKEEVLFVIFPDNRNGYRIQAVRKQPHSFEARKDLPESWAGLDGAELNAVIDIDDAIFCHPARFIAGAESFESIMKMANIAINE
- a CDS encoding class I SAM-dependent methyltransferase, translating into MEEQLKNQLKESYNKVAKIRDKSPIQQWKINEMNLFVNELADLGQTKLLDLGAGPGLQSLYFQQLNIQVTAIDLSSEMVRLCKEKGISAHEMDLSNLQFENGTFDAVWSMNSLLHVPKKSLRPILKT
- a CDS encoding alpha/beta hydrolase family protein, which translates into the protein MFSNLIEQLQKYPSPHPMIDVYLVTYRSQGLKVKGFLAVPQVEHKLPAIVYLRGGIKNVGMVRLARVIEFAAQGFVVFAPFYRGNKGGEGREDFAGEDVWDAVHAYEILQECPVVSPYHIHLFGFSRGGVMALLTATKVKNPCSVVTWGGVSDMKLTYEERIDLRKMMKRVIGGTPAKVPLEYERRTALLKVKQLNCPILIVHGKHDLQVSVEHALRLEKALQNEKKQFDSWIFEEYGHHIPLEKKREITKNVTKWMKMQ
- a CDS encoding ABC transporter substrate-binding protein; translation: MAIKLAATLLLILPLLLTACSKEETQKIRVAEVTRSIFYAPFYVALENGYFEEEGLEIDLKTTWGGDKTMTALLSDGADVALVGSETTIYVYAQGAKDPVINFAQLTQTDGTFLVSREKIDNFSWDDLKGSTFLGMRKGGMPQMVGEFVLRKHGIDPHNDMTLIQNIEYANVPNAFASGTGDFVQLFEPVASMFEEQGIGHIVASFGEESGHVPYTVFMAKQSYLTDNEEAMKKFTKAIYKAQKWVESHSAEEIAKVIAPYFEDTELSLIETVTANYKNQGSFATDPILDEEEWENLQNIMDQSGELPKQVDYKTLVNTKIAKEVMKK
- a CDS encoding ABC transporter ATP-binding protein encodes the protein MSFLQCKSVSHAYVSKHDTKLVLKEINLGIDEGEFISFIGPSGCGKTTLLSIISGLLNQTDGDVILENDVISKPNDKIGYMLQQDYLFPWKTIEENILIGLKIRNKLKEKNKQYALDLLKEMNLAEVINKYPGELSGGMRQRAALVRTLATKPKLLLLDEPFSALDFQTKLKLENLVFDTLKSRNKTAILVTHDIGEAIAMSDRIYCLSANPGKISSIFDIPKELRTLSPFEARHHKKYAELFQTVWQEMDRLEN
- a CDS encoding ABC transporter permease, whose translation is MKTERLLQLQKSYVKKLRKEKHFILLMQFVIFLSFFALWELSSTLHWIDPLLFSKPSKIISLFFEKLAEGTMLTHVGVTLLETIFGFLLGTSIGTILAAILWSSNLFAKVSDPYLVILNAMPKVALGPILIVSFGPGYVSIIAMGAIISVIITTLVVYSAFNNVDENYVKVMKTFGATKWQCFKEVILPNCFPTIISTLKVNVGLSWVGVIVGEFLVSQKGLGYLIIYGFQVFNFTLVLLSLIIIAVFATLMYKLVEVVEHKLIKNHSNS
- the ytkD gene encoding RNA deprotection pyrophosphohydrolase produces the protein MKRFTFNDYYNNEVQLAFENHPFSKLPKHVWVICTYNNQWLLTLHPRRGIEFPGGKVEKGETAKEAAIREVFEETGASVDDIHYVAQYRVNGKAGMIIKNVYFANIKKLEKQDSYFETEGPVILERLPDNIKQQRTFSFMMKDDVLVKSLHFIKEQGLLTFE
- the abbA gene encoding antirepressor AbbA gives rise to the protein MEKTKNDLLLSETEKDLLLEVLISQNYVKELVSCEITDIECGVKKTEEARIKKLNDLFDRIVDAGL
- a CDS encoding trimeric intracellular cation channel family protein, which codes for MTWDVLNIIGTIAFALSGAFVAIEEKYDLLGIYVLGLVTAFGGGVIRNLLIGVPVTTLWEQELLLKLALLAMTIVFLLPASLLSSWKRLLIFFDAIGLAAFAVQGALHAKAMNLPISAIMIAAMLTGIGGGIIRDILAGRKPLVLREETYAIWAILAGFLIGIEVVNSSNSLHLYLLALLVICLRLLAVKYNWRLPRRSFS
- a CDS encoding IDEAL domain-containing protein, translated to MKNDQPNQNLVQVKEPTEEVLNALYATIFLEHCVFTSNKESIEQSIEKALEERDKDAFLMYTDQLNAFMANYENGLKITENGFEFLVFFCKKKDHDF
- a CDS encoding isopenicillin N synthase family dioxygenase, producing the protein MKQPLVTTLNLKDYTHGTSEQRKEFAQKFGESLRNIGFIILEGHGVDHNLLDKNYDVFQKFFGLPVETKSKYDTNEGGVRGYTGFGKEKAKDAKVADLKEFWHVGQQVPDGHPLSYIYPKNVWVEEIPEMKSLNLGLYTELERVAKIMLEALAMYFDLRQDFFTDMITNGNSIIRAIHYPPIGEDADPNAVRAGAHEDINLITILPEATESGLELLSDGEWHPVEAEKGQLIVDAGDMLSRITNEFIPATTHRVVNPAGAAKNTSRFSMPFFVHPYPNALLQTIPSTITDENPEKYPTITAGDFLYQRLVEIGLIKE